In Lathamus discolor isolate bLatDis1 chromosome 1, bLatDis1.hap1, whole genome shotgun sequence, the following are encoded in one genomic region:
- the KIN gene encoding DNA/RNA-binding protein KIN17 gives MGKSDFLSPKAIANRIKSKGLQKLRWYCQMCQKQCRDENGFKCHCMSESHQRQLLLASENPQQFMDYFSEEFRNDFLELLRRRFGTKRVHNNIVYNEYISHREHIHMNATQWETLTDFTKWLGREGLCKVDETPKGWYIQYIDRDPETIRRQQEQERKKKQDLDDEEKTAKFIEQQVRRGLEGKELEKPVYTELNRENDEEKVAFNLNKGASTSIAASSKTSGLGPNALKMVEGAVKRKESAHSSGQSKEKKKKSALDEIMELEEEKKRTARRDYWLQPEIVVKIVTKKLGEKYHRKKAVVKEVIDKYTAVVKMIDSGDKLKLDQTHLETVIPAPGKKVMVLNGGYRGNEGILESINEKRFSATIVIDSGPLKGRRVEDILYEDISKLA, from the exons ATGGGGAAGTCGGATTTCCTGAGCCCCAAGGCCATCGCCAACCGCATCAAGTCCAAGGGGCTGCAGAAGCTGCGCTGGTACTGCCAGATGTGCCAGAAGCAGTGCCGCGATGAG aatGGCTTCAAATGTCACTGCATGTCTGAGTCCCACCAGAGGCAATTGCTGCTGGCTTCTGAAAATCCTCAGCAGTTCATGGATTACTTTTCTGA GGAATTCCGAAATGATTTCCTAGAGCTGCTCAGGAGGAGATTTG GAACAAAGAGAGTCCACAATAATATTGTGTACAATGAATATATCAGCCATAGAGAACACATCCACATGAATGCCACACAGTGGGAGACTCTGACTGATTTCACTAAGTGGCTGGGGAGGGAAG GTCTTTGCAAGGTGGATGAGACTCCTAAAGGCTGGTATATCCAGTATATTGATAGAGACCCAGAGACTATTCGCAGGCAACAAGagcaagagaggaagaagaaacaggacCTTGATGATGAAGAAAAAACTGCAAAATTCATTGAACAGCAAGTTAGAAGAGGTTTGGAGGGGAAAGAACTG GAGAAGCCAGTCTATACTGAACTGAACAGAGAAAACGACGAAGAAAAAG ttgcatttaatttaaacaaaGGAGCAAGTACTTCAATAGCTGCATCTTctaaaacaag TGGCCTTGGACCGAATGCACTGAAGATGGTGGAAGGGGCAgttaaaaggaaagaatcaGCTCATAGCTCTGGTCAgtccaaagagaaaaagaagaaatctgcaCTGGATGAGATTATGGAG CttgaagaggagaagaaaagaacagctCGGAGAGACTACTGGTTGCAGCCT GAAATCGTTGTAAAAATTGTAACAAAAAAGCTTGGAGAGAAGTATCACAGGAAGAAGGCAGTTGTTAAG GAAGTGATTGACAAATATACAGCAGTTGTGAAGATGATTGATTCTGGAGACAAACTGAAGCTTGATCAGACACATCTAGAAACTGTCATACCAGCACCAG gcaagaaagtgATGGTCTTAAATGGTGGCTACAGGGGAAATGAAGGCATCTTGGAATCTATCAATGAAAAGAGGTTTTCAGCCACAATAGTCATCGACTCT GGCCCTTTAAAAGGACGCCGGGTTGAAGACATCCTGTATGAAGACATCTCCAAACTCGCCTGA